In one window of Pseudoalteromonas xiamenensis DNA:
- the earP gene encoding elongation factor P maturation arginine rhamnosyltransferase EarP, with the protein MKYTWDIFCDVIDNFGDIGVTWRLAKELAARELGSVRLWVNDFNSFGAMLPELESCTSYETQGVSIELWPSKFPSNVIPATYVIEAFACNLPSAYVENMPRESKIWLNLEYLSAESWVESCHGMSSGANIVPKYFFFPGFTPKTGGVIVEKDYQSRLNEFEPTTYWQRHDIPVPSSDELRMSVFTYEAQSWQATLQALSMLSRPVSLIVPNGRSLNSLLPLFTKTTSCYIYKNISLYTIPFSTQEHYDELLWSCDINFVRGEDSFVRAQLAGKPFVWHIYKQDEDAHLDKLSAFLDLAQVPSCVKSYHVAFNRDDLQLETAMSMFDQLPNWHQWSQDWQEKRINCEDLVTQLVKFLNSKV; encoded by the coding sequence ATGAAGTACACTTGGGATATATTCTGCGATGTCATCGATAATTTTGGCGACATTGGCGTAACTTGGCGTTTAGCTAAGGAATTAGCGGCTCGAGAACTTGGGTCTGTTCGCCTTTGGGTAAATGACTTTAATAGTTTCGGCGCAATGCTTCCAGAATTGGAAAGCTGCACCAGTTACGAAACACAAGGCGTTTCAATTGAGCTTTGGCCAAGTAAATTTCCTTCGAATGTCATCCCTGCCACATACGTCATAGAAGCATTCGCCTGTAACTTGCCAAGCGCTTACGTTGAAAATATGCCACGAGAAAGTAAAATTTGGCTAAACCTCGAGTACTTAAGCGCAGAATCGTGGGTCGAATCCTGTCATGGTATGAGTTCTGGTGCCAATATAGTCCCAAAATACTTTTTCTTTCCCGGCTTTACACCGAAAACAGGTGGCGTAATCGTAGAGAAAGACTACCAGTCTAGATTGAACGAGTTTGAGCCAACTACTTATTGGCAACGTCACGATATTCCAGTACCAAGTTCTGATGAACTGCGCATGAGCGTGTTCACCTATGAAGCACAAAGTTGGCAAGCGACGCTTCAAGCACTGTCTATGCTTTCACGTCCTGTTAGTTTAATTGTCCCAAATGGTCGTTCTCTAAACAGCCTGTTACCACTTTTTACGAAAACAACTTCTTGTTATATTTACAAAAATATAAGTTTGTACACAATCCCTTTCTCAACTCAAGAACACTATGACGAGCTTCTATGGAGCTGCGATATAAACTTTGTGCGTGGTGAAGATTCATTTGTGCGCGCTCAACTGGCTGGCAAGCCCTTCGTCTGGCACATCTACAAACAAGATGAAGATGCACATCTCGACAAATTAAGTGCATTTTTGGACTTAGCTCAGGTCCCATCGTGCGTGAAGTCATATCACGTAGCGTTCAATCGCGATGATCTTCAGCTTGAAACTGCAATGAGTATGTTCGATCAGCTCCCTAATTGGCATCAATGGAGCCAAGATTGGCAAGAAAAAAGAATTAATTGTGAAGATTTAGTCACACAACTAGTGAAATTTTTAAATAGCAAAGTATAA
- the hisIE gene encoding bifunctional phosphoribosyl-AMP cyclohydrolase/phosphoribosyl-ATP diphosphatase HisIE — protein MQITQQTINEVNFQKSELIPAIVQDNLNGVILMQGFMDRAALEMTLQKGLATFFSRSKNRLWTKGETSDNFLEVVSVHTDCDKDSILVLAKPKGPTCHLGTQSCFGEAAPLLSFIGQLQTVINERKESDPTSSYTASLFAKDISRSCQKVGEEGVEVALAAMKSDKDELLNESADLIYHLSVLLIRSGCSLEEVAQVLKERHK, from the coding sequence ATGCAGATAACACAACAAACAATTAATGAAGTTAATTTTCAAAAGAGTGAATTGATCCCTGCTATCGTCCAAGATAATTTAAACGGCGTTATATTAATGCAAGGATTTATGGACAGAGCAGCTCTGGAGATGACACTTCAAAAAGGCTTGGCGACCTTTTTCTCTCGGAGCAAAAACCGATTATGGACGAAAGGTGAAACATCAGACAACTTTTTAGAAGTTGTCTCCGTACATACGGATTGCGATAAAGACTCGATACTGGTCCTTGCAAAGCCAAAGGGACCAACCTGTCATTTAGGCACGCAAAGTTGCTTCGGCGAAGCAGCGCCATTGCTTTCGTTTATTGGTCAATTACAAACGGTCATTAATGAACGCAAAGAAAGCGATCCAACGAGCAGCTACACAGCGTCTCTTTTTGCTAAAGATATAAGCCGCTCCTGTCAAAAAGTTGGTGAAGAAGGCGTCGAAGTAGCCTTAGCGGCAATGAAAAGTGATAAAGATGAACTACTTAATGAATCGGCGGATTTGATCTATCACCTCAGCGTACTATTAATTCGTTCAGGTTGTTCACTAGAAGAAGTTGCCCAAGTGTTGAAAGAACGCCACAAATAA
- the hisF gene encoding imidazole glycerol phosphate synthase subunit HisF: MLSKRIIPCLDVKDGQVVKGVKFKGHEIVGDILTLAKSYSDAGADELVFYEISASVEKRLLDVNWVTEIAKHIDIPFCVAGGIKSVADAAKVLEQGADKISINSPAIARPELIKELHDEFGKQCVVVGIDSFYDVQSGTYQVYQLTGDPNASSRTRYLTEDWVKRVQDLGAGEIVLNCMNQDGVRNGYDIEQLSIIRQQCHIPLIASGGAGKIADFIDVFKQANVDGALAASVFHKNIIDIQELKTALDANDVAARLCR; the protein is encoded by the coding sequence ATGCTATCAAAACGTATAATCCCATGTTTGGATGTAAAAGACGGTCAAGTTGTTAAAGGGGTTAAATTTAAAGGTCACGAAATCGTCGGTGACATTCTCACTTTAGCCAAGTCCTATTCAGATGCAGGTGCGGATGAACTCGTGTTTTACGAAATTAGCGCCAGTGTCGAAAAACGATTGCTTGACGTCAATTGGGTTACTGAAATTGCTAAACACATCGATATTCCGTTTTGTGTCGCTGGAGGTATCAAGTCCGTTGCCGACGCTGCGAAAGTGCTAGAACAAGGTGCTGATAAAATATCAATCAATAGCCCAGCTATCGCTCGACCGGAGTTGATTAAAGAATTACACGATGAGTTTGGAAAACAGTGTGTGGTTGTCGGTATCGACAGTTTTTATGATGTGCAATCAGGGACTTATCAGGTTTATCAACTAACAGGCGATCCAAATGCGTCAAGTCGTACTCGTTACCTGACGGAAGATTGGGTAAAACGCGTACAGGACTTAGGTGCTGGCGAAATTGTGCTTAATTGCATGAATCAAGATGGTGTACGTAATGGTTACGATATAGAACAACTTTCTATAATTAGACAACAATGCCATATCCCCCTTATTGCGTCTGGTGGTGCTGGTAAAATTGCAGATTTTATTGACGTATTTAAACAAGCTAATGTCGATGGAGCATTGGCCGCGAGCGTTTTTCACAAAAATATAATAGACATTCAAGAGTTAAAGACGGCTCTAGATGCAAATGATGTGGCAGCAAGATTATGCAGATAA
- a CDS encoding 1-(5-phosphoribosyl)-5-[(5-phosphoribosylamino)methylideneamino] imidazole-4-carboxamide isomerase, with protein MIIPALDVLQNKIVRLYQGKYDTAQFYPFELSARLLQYQQDGAKKLHLVDLEGARDPEQKQWQHIQNATQTLDVPFQVGGGIRRFEDVKEWLKAGASQVVIGSMAVDKRDEVASWIEKFGAERFVIALDVNLSNDKWVPATHGWLADSEHDLFELVDFYVALGVVDFLCTDISKDGTMSGPSFALYQALVSHNPGLKVQASGGVSSIEDIQKLIEIGVGGIILGKSLLDDAFTVKEAVACYQNV; from the coding sequence ATGATTATCCCAGCGTTAGATGTATTACAAAATAAAATCGTACGCCTATATCAAGGTAAATACGACACCGCCCAGTTTTATCCTTTTGAATTGTCAGCTCGGCTTTTGCAGTATCAGCAAGATGGTGCAAAAAAATTGCATTTAGTGGACCTCGAAGGCGCTAGAGACCCTGAACAAAAACAATGGCAGCATATTCAAAATGCAACTCAAACGCTTGATGTCCCTTTTCAAGTCGGTGGCGGCATTCGTCGCTTCGAAGATGTAAAAGAGTGGCTAAAAGCAGGCGCAAGTCAGGTCGTGATCGGATCCATGGCTGTCGATAAACGAGACGAAGTGGCAAGTTGGATTGAAAAGTTCGGCGCAGAACGTTTTGTTATCGCACTTGATGTGAACCTTTCCAATGATAAATGGGTTCCCGCAACACATGGCTGGCTTGCAGATTCGGAACACGACTTATTCGAACTCGTCGATTTCTACGTCGCGCTAGGCGTCGTTGATTTTCTGTGTACTGACATCAGCAAAGACGGCACGATGAGCGGGCCTTCCTTCGCTCTCTATCAAGCGCTTGTTAGTCACAATCCTGGCCTAAAAGTGCAAGCCTCTGGAGGTGTAAGCTCCATTGAAGACATTCAAAAGCTAATCGAAATTGGTGTTGGTGGGATTATCTTAGGTAAATCGTTGTTAGATGACGCGTTTACCGTTAAGGAGGCCGTTGCATGCTATCAAAACGTATAA
- the hisB gene encoding bifunctional histidinol-phosphatase/imidazoleglycerol-phosphate dehydratase HisB, giving the protein MDRDGTLIEEPIVDKQVDKLEKLALLPNVIPALLALQTAGYRLVMVSNQDGLGTASFPKDTFDAPHNMMMQIFESQGIQFDEVLICPHFSKDNCNCRKPKTALLTDLMRSGKVDLARSYVIGDRQTDIQLAENLCIQGILYTENSWPAIVTQLTTSNRESLITRNTKETQIAVKVNLDRTKSGSVDTGLGFFDHMLDQIRTHANILLDVKASGDLHIDEHHLVEDVGIALGKALKEALGTKAQIARYGFSLPMDECKAECQLDLSGRASFVLNANFSREKAGDLDVQMVEHFFRSLADNAEISLILSVSEGNCHHQVEGLFKAFSRALRMAVAADKSQQTASSKGCL; this is encoded by the coding sequence ATCGACCGTGACGGCACCTTAATTGAAGAACCAATTGTAGATAAACAAGTCGACAAACTTGAAAAACTGGCATTATTACCAAATGTCATCCCTGCCCTGCTTGCGTTACAAACAGCAGGTTACCGTTTGGTCATGGTATCAAATCAAGATGGGCTTGGAACAGCCAGTTTTCCAAAAGACACGTTTGACGCCCCTCACAATATGATGATGCAAATTTTTGAGAGCCAGGGTATCCAGTTTGATGAAGTGTTGATATGTCCCCACTTTAGCAAAGACAATTGTAATTGCAGAAAACCGAAAACAGCATTGCTCACTGACCTAATGCGATCGGGTAAAGTAGACCTCGCTCGCTCTTATGTCATAGGTGACAGACAAACAGACATTCAATTGGCTGAAAACTTATGCATTCAGGGAATTCTCTATACTGAAAATAGTTGGCCTGCGATTGTTACTCAATTGACGACATCAAACAGAGAAAGTTTAATCACGCGTAACACCAAAGAAACCCAAATCGCTGTCAAAGTAAACCTCGACCGCACAAAATCTGGTTCAGTCGATACAGGTCTTGGCTTTTTCGATCATATGCTTGATCAGATAAGAACACACGCAAACATCTTATTGGATGTAAAAGCATCAGGCGACTTACACATTGACGAACATCACCTTGTGGAAGACGTTGGTATAGCACTAGGAAAAGCACTCAAAGAAGCATTAGGCACAAAAGCGCAAATTGCGCGCTATGGATTTTCTCTGCCAATGGATGAATGCAAAGCCGAGTGCCAATTAGATTTGTCTGGTCGTGCTTCCTTTGTTTTAAATGCCAATTTCTCACGAGAAAAAGCGGGTGACTTAGACGTGCAAATGGTCGAACATTTTTTTAGATCATTAGCAGACAATGCCGAAATTTCGTTGATATTGTCAGTATCCGAGGGTAACTGCCACCACCAAGTCGAAGGTTTATTCAAGGCATTTTCACGCGCCTTGAGAATGGCTGTCGCTGCGGATAAATCTCAGCAAACAGCAAGCTCAAAGGGGTGTTTATGA
- the hisC gene encoding histidinol-phosphate transaminase: MTVISLPENIENLKAYSSAKSEKIVGSTWLNANESPYAQSFTLTLDDLNRYPDPQPVAVINAYAAYAELTSDQVLMTRGADEGIELLVRTFCGLKQDSITIFTPTYGMYKVTADTHNIAINELSQSDLQSLSAAEIASRSAQSKLVFICNPNNPTGATIQPAKIAEIATALAGQAIVVVDEAYIEFSDALTACKLINDFSNLVILRTLSKAFAMAGLRSGFTLAQAKTLAPIRKVIAPYPVSTVVASIAARVLSPDSITQMKRQVTILNSAKAKLIGWLTNSNAVLTVLEGQGNFVTLKLADVTAYEAAKTAGLIMRPFTLYGESDWLRISIGSESELDNVKLWLDSIAAKGTK, encoded by the coding sequence ATGACTGTTATTTCGTTACCAGAAAACATTGAAAATTTAAAAGCGTATAGCTCCGCCAAAAGCGAGAAAATAGTTGGTTCTACATGGTTGAATGCCAATGAAAGTCCTTATGCGCAGTCTTTTACTTTGACTCTTGATGATTTAAATCGCTATCCAGATCCACAGCCTGTAGCGGTTATTAACGCCTATGCAGCATACGCTGAACTCACTAGCGACCAAGTACTTATGACACGTGGCGCAGATGAAGGGATTGAGTTGCTGGTTCGCACCTTTTGTGGTCTCAAACAAGATAGCATCACAATTTTTACACCGACCTACGGCATGTACAAAGTGACTGCGGATACGCACAACATTGCCATCAATGAGTTGTCTCAATCCGATTTGCAATCGTTATCGGCAGCTGAAATCGCCTCTCGGTCTGCACAAAGCAAGCTTGTTTTTATCTGCAATCCTAATAATCCAACTGGCGCTACGATTCAGCCAGCCAAAATTGCTGAAATAGCCACCGCACTTGCTGGTCAGGCAATTGTTGTAGTCGATGAAGCTTATATTGAATTTTCTGATGCGTTAACTGCGTGCAAACTCATCAATGATTTCAGTAATTTAGTTATATTGAGAACGCTCTCTAAAGCCTTTGCGATGGCTGGACTTCGTTCTGGGTTTACACTTGCTCAAGCGAAAACCTTAGCGCCGATTCGAAAAGTAATTGCGCCTTATCCGGTGTCAACGGTCGTAGCCTCAATTGCAGCGAGAGTCTTATCGCCAGATTCAATCACTCAAATGAAACGACAAGTGACAATCCTAAACAGTGCCAAAGCTAAACTAATTGGATGGTTAACCAACTCAAACGCGGTCTTAACTGTGCTTGAAGGCCAGGGTAATTTTGTTACGCTAAAACTCGCTGATGTCACAGCATATGAAGCAGCAAAGACTGCTGGATTGATCATGAGACCTTTCACACTCTATGGTGAATCCGATTGGTTACGCATTTCAATCGGCAGTGAAAGTGAATTAGATAACGTCAAATTATGGCTTGATAGCATTGCAGCAAAAGGAACAAAGTAA
- the hisD gene encoding histidinol dehydrogenase: MIVWNEVSESMQKSALCRPAIAVSEKVMAVTTSIIESVKNQGDEALLEMAKNFDNRKSPRLLVPQEEIEQSTSALSTELKEAIERAYQNIRTFHECQKPSDISVKTQPGVDCMLKFQAIESVGLYVPGGSAPLPSSVLMQGVCAQLAGVKTIVLATPVKGDDSIHPAILYAAKLCGINTIVEAGGAGAIAAMALGTSTIPKVNKVFGPGNSYVTMAKQLLSQQLPGFAIDMPAGPSEVLVIADDGANPAFIAADLLSQAEHGEDSQVILLCTSESVIQETKVEIGQQLKALSRANIARAALENSSFILTESLEQAFSISAEYGPEHLILQIRRADDYLDQVKNAGSVFVGDFTPESAGDYASGTNHVLPTYGYSKVYSSLNLLDFYRTYTVQQITQNGLQELSRAILPLAEAEGLDAHANAVTIRLGVQQ; the protein is encoded by the coding sequence ATGATCGTTTGGAATGAGGTTAGCGAATCGATGCAAAAATCTGCTCTTTGCCGTCCTGCAATTGCAGTAAGCGAGAAAGTGATGGCAGTTACTACATCGATTATAGAGTCTGTAAAAAACCAAGGCGACGAGGCTCTCCTAGAAATGGCGAAGAACTTTGATAATCGTAAATCGCCTAGACTATTAGTACCACAAGAAGAAATAGAGCAAAGTACGTCAGCACTAAGTACAGAGTTAAAAGAAGCTATCGAACGAGCTTATCAAAATATCAGGACATTTCATGAATGTCAGAAACCGTCCGATATCAGCGTAAAGACGCAGCCGGGTGTCGACTGCATGTTGAAATTTCAAGCGATTGAATCTGTCGGTCTTTATGTCCCTGGCGGCAGCGCACCTTTGCCAAGCTCCGTATTAATGCAAGGAGTGTGCGCACAACTAGCTGGTGTAAAAACGATTGTCTTGGCCACACCGGTAAAAGGCGATGACTCAATTCACCCTGCAATTCTTTACGCTGCGAAACTCTGCGGTATTAATACCATTGTTGAAGCTGGTGGCGCTGGTGCAATCGCGGCAATGGCGCTTGGCACGAGTACTATCCCCAAGGTTAATAAAGTTTTTGGCCCAGGAAATAGCTACGTAACAATGGCAAAACAGTTACTTTCGCAGCAATTGCCAGGTTTTGCGATTGATATGCCAGCAGGCCCCTCAGAGGTGTTAGTGATAGCGGATGATGGTGCGAATCCAGCCTTTATCGCCGCAGATTTATTGTCACAAGCAGAGCACGGTGAAGATTCACAGGTTATTCTACTTTGCACCTCTGAATCAGTAATCCAAGAGACAAAAGTAGAAATTGGACAACAACTTAAAGCACTTTCTAGGGCAAACATCGCGAGAGCCGCGCTCGAGAACAGCAGTTTCATCTTAACCGAATCACTTGAGCAAGCGTTTTCAATAAGTGCAGAATACGGTCCAGAGCACTTAATACTGCAAATACGTCGCGCGGACGATTATCTGGACCAAGTTAAGAATGCAGGCTCGGTGTTCGTCGGTGACTTTACACCTGAATCAGCAGGCGATTATGCCTCTGGTACCAATCACGTATTGCCAACATATGGCTACAGTAAAGTGTATTCGAGCCTCAACTTATTAGACTTTTATCGCACTTACACGGTTCAACAAATTACTCAAAATGGGCTGCAAGAATTAAGCCGTGCAATTTTGCCTCTAGCTGAGGCGGAAGGGTTAGATGCTCATGCAAACGCCGTCACTATTCGCCTTGGAGTACAACAATAA
- the hisG gene encoding ATP phosphoribosyltransferase, with the protein MSSTNRLRIAIQKSGRLSKDCQSLLKQLGVKLNLREERLIAHSTNMPIDVLRVRDDDIPGLVMDGVCDLGIVGENVLVEAQAERLKGGQPAEVEKLSSLDFGYCRLALAWPQELGPQSKSWFQGKRIATTYPQILKNYLKAENINAQVVVLTGSVEVAPRAGLADAICDLVSTGATLEANGLMQGDTILESNACLIKNPTMSCPDKAALINKLLPRLKGVRQAKESKYIMLHAPKAKLDEICALLPGTGQPTLLALAGSDELVALHMVSSETLFWETMEELKALGASSILVMPIEKMME; encoded by the coding sequence ATGAGTTCTACAAATCGACTTAGAATAGCAATTCAAAAATCAGGCCGTCTTTCAAAAGATTGCCAATCACTCCTTAAGCAATTGGGCGTAAAGCTTAATCTTCGCGAAGAGCGTTTAATTGCACACTCAACAAACATGCCTATCGACGTTCTTCGTGTTCGGGATGATGATATACCGGGTCTTGTTATGGACGGCGTATGTGACCTAGGCATTGTTGGCGAAAACGTCCTCGTTGAAGCGCAAGCGGAGCGTTTGAAAGGTGGGCAACCAGCTGAAGTTGAGAAACTAAGTTCGCTCGATTTCGGTTATTGTCGATTAGCGCTCGCATGGCCACAAGAATTAGGTCCTCAGTCAAAGTCTTGGTTTCAAGGTAAACGTATTGCAACAACCTACCCTCAAATCTTAAAAAACTACCTAAAAGCGGAAAACATCAATGCACAAGTAGTTGTGCTAACGGGTTCGGTTGAAGTTGCTCCTCGTGCAGGCCTCGCAGATGCCATTTGTGATTTGGTTTCAACAGGTGCAACGCTTGAAGCCAATGGCCTAATGCAAGGTGACACCATCCTCGAATCAAACGCCTGTCTAATTAAGAATCCGACAATGAGTTGCCCCGATAAAGCGGCACTTATCAATAAACTATTGCCGCGTTTGAAAGGCGTTCGCCAAGCTAAAGAAAGCAAATACATTATGTTGCACGCGCCGAAAGCAAAATTAGACGAAATCTGCGCATTGTTACCTGGAACTGGACAGCCAACATTACTGGCACTAGCTGGCAGCGATGAGCTGGTTGCGCTTCATATGGTCAGCAGTGAAACGCTCTTTTGGGAAACCATGGAAGAATTAAAAGCCTTGGGTGCAAGTTCGATTTTGGTTATGCCAATCGAAAAAATGATGGAGTAA